Proteins from one Telopea speciosissima isolate NSW1024214 ecotype Mountain lineage chromosome 1, Tspe_v1, whole genome shotgun sequence genomic window:
- the LOC122664886 gene encoding uncharacterized protein LOC122664886 isoform X2: MEPPPFHHHHHNNRYAPVAPPRISGDRNFYHHHQQHQHQHHHLPPPPPPPAPPPTQPPLPSLYHHHQRHASQYPFPNSHPIIEGDPRRQHPFDVERPPRAPVSDRIVFDHHRQNPFPDDHSHLPDAWDPPPPRVPPQLPRTFPVNWENEPPRNHFSAHPMSPYRSASDGNFNDRKRFVDDQESGSFREYPIDGFERNQNDEIFYNQSDNRVSTSGSSHSNYFRNRISFENTVSSRNHAQSAGNHGMNFNFESDNGRSRDGRGAGDCTDERRIWVSTRPNSRDADTFVNGIEMREKEIMGEDDIRVGSGKRFPYITKMGKFNNRVGNEGSQEIVHTPKKKPQKLSALQRIQLGKTTPRKLHSSAYFDDSNSGSFRSKGPLVFSDHRLEEEIVSSSVELDVSFKSNSLVAKQVVAPSSPVVGSNGSSTPKTKRIKKAMTPVSVSSNSRLTELHEGPVSGDGSSLGVRDASSSDKGPMQLEEKHTVSDTGVMDDVGSQPRSSGVNLSIGKSAKEGFPGAMTSTKATIDINVSHDGRGTAKIKKKRKITASRSSLSSSQASEIHKEPINANQSTSGGDASLSPDKDRMCLQEKLSISTVQEIENVNLQPCPNAATVLLEKDAVQGSVVAVVSEKEDIKVVFDVEVAPNLEKIMKDMGPFPGLSSSQVSEIHEGPVDTNSSLRDADFNLDASKNLSHLDGRGTVSDAMPANDVDSHGYTDGCTALLEGSVVEVSPEVRIEMTGDANVVSDGACTHKSSEKTKVKSPPPACLRSRSSESHEKPVNGDSSMDCVDAVSSSDKVPVDSAEKVPVSGTGTVGDIGKQLCPNVVGVSLGNSPVKGSPEATNSVIGVQNVESNAASTHKIKRKRKVQVLKIHGGLARRKSSNNSEDPTSSLDNVRSQSKEKCTVSDIGSVGNATSLPCSNGIAVTDEIITVKRSPKAVNSAKRVLNVNSDGMCVPNIKRQRKGLDSLLDLSSSQAPDTPGGPINTGSSIHDSNATTGSENVPVCSEQKVAVSYIGYVDGVALKPCPNEVSVLLEHSLVKESPMDIDSVKESTSESITKLEHPSADSSSFVEESAVLDLQFQCLSGSRGEHPDNAIPSVSMSSCQECPHQDNILGKESGRGRELQTEKDASQVDCMLGRENSKDTSVLHPQVQGQLGGVSLDIRTSCLDDSPSSTAMEGNASNNIMKDECLSTSDYLSLNIISDPNGERMESVPDRSSKIESPGFLSTFPEICILNAEQSLTNISNENIHWDNNKPDEKIIVKDASTLNTHKICVFTPDVNMRSHKKIHTDGSITEKRAPFTSQGTRQSPNPKLTVGELNGKKISGTAGVPRAFQSRSSLVAGSFNDKAPSTCTANSRTWQRTDNPFASLTGKKSISSASPSQRQSPKKFGKVQSTSYIRKGNSLVRKGAPNAAFPQGSHNLSTAVNQLSAVDRDKTKKVTASECKGNSFDPLSCPRKGGANPSFESPKTPPLPHSSKSQNSTTKSSQDCVYHSLNNPLSEGGSEATSVSTKVTENEDVFKHAKTSENQASLSNNLGIQSTLKDGNSQSSKMNIVYVKHKSNQLVAASSPGIRDPSFNVPEKTQALSSSISSDCYYKRSKNQLVRNVQIPGSQVKQSVAVNDDSSNSEGQRVSTVPSLKCSRSLSKRRPHKGLGKACKSSKFSWVWTLHGTNSENDDKKALQCQKVWPYIFPWKRMAYRKHCRYDSVSMSNRSSSSFVSRKLLLSRKRDTVYTRSTGGFSLRKSKVLSIGGSNLKWSKSIEKRSKKVNEEATLAVVAAERKKREQKGASAIASAKNRNQSSRKSGHSIELRPGERVFRIGFVRYKMDPSKRTLQRIADEKSGVDPQSGKDTRKSVVPRRLLIGNDEYVRIGNGNQLIRDPKKLIRFLASEKIRWSLHTARLRLARKQQYCQFFTRFGKCNKDDGKCPYIHDPSKVAVCTKFLKGLCDNTDCKLTHKVIPERMQDCSYFLQGLCTNENCPYRHVNVNPSAPVCKGFLRGYCVDGDECRKKHSYVCPVFEATGICPQGSMCKLHHPKNQNKDKKRKRSKDRKNKRGRYFRSRLTDATKNGRVASDKPAVQNTGDIFFLEERLVDYIRLDVSDEEAGETTNVSDMHTTLCDSEPSELTSDDLGDLIKPVRILNRNLK, encoded by the exons ATGGAGCCGCCGcccttccaccaccaccaccacaataACAGGTACGCTCCCGTTGCACCTCCAAGGATTTCCGGCGACCGTAATTTCTATCACCACCATCAacaacaccaacaccaacaccaccacctcccaccgcctccaccaccaccagcaccaccaccgaCGCAACCTCCTCTCCCCTCTCTTTACCACCATCACCAGCGTCACGCTTCGCAATATCCTTTTCCCAATTCCCATCCAATCATCGAAGGCGACCCAAGAAGACAACATCCTTTTGATGTCGAGCGCCCTCCTAGGGCTCCCGTCTCCGATCGCATCGTCTTCGATCATCACCGCCAAAATCCATTCCCAGATGATCATTCCCATCTCCCAGATGCCTGGGACCCACCACCTCCTAGGGTTCCTCCTCAGCTTCCAAGGACTTTCCCTGTTAATTGGGAGAACGAGCCTCCTCGCAATCACTTTTCCGCCCACCCTATGTCTCCCTATCGATCTGCATCTGATGGGAATTTTAATGATCGGAAGAGATTCGTTGATGATCAAGAAAGTGGCTCTTTTCGTGAGTATCCGATCGATGGGTTTGAGAGGAATCAGAACGATGAGATCTTCTACAATCAGAGTGATAATCGTGTTAGTACTAGTGGTAGTAGTCATAGTAATTATTTCCGTAACCGTATTTCGTTTGAGAACACTGTGTCGTCTAGGAATCACGCCCAGTCGGCCGGCAATCACGGTatgaatttcaattttgaatctGATAATGGGCGCTCCCGGGATGGTAGAGGAGCGGGAGATTGTACAGATGAAAGGAGGATATGGGTTTCGACTAGGCCGAATTCTAGAGATGCAGATACTTTTGTTAATGGGAttgagatgagagagaaagagattatGGGTGAGGATGACATTCGAGTTGGCTCGGGGAAACGTTTTCCGTATATTACAAAGATGGGGAAATTTAATAACAGGGTTGGCAATGAGGGTTCCCAAGAGATTGTTCATACTCCAAAGAAGAAACCGCAAAAGCTGAGTGCTTTGCAAAGAATTCAATTGGGGAAAACCACACCTAGGAAGTTGCACTCTTCTGCTTATTTTGATGACTCAAACTCGGGTTCCTTTAGATCTAAAGGCCCTCTGGTGTTTTCGGATCACAGATTGGAAGAAGAAATAGTAAGCAGTTCTGTTGAACTGGATGTTTCTTTCAAATCTAATTCCCTAGTGGCGAAGCAAGTTGTGGCTCCTTCAAGTCCTGTTGTTGGTTCTAATGGGTCAAGTACACCTAAGACTAAGAGGATAAAGAAAGCCATGACACCTGTTTCAGTTTCATCAAATTCACGTCTTACTGAACTTCACGAAGGACCCGTAAGTGGAGATGGCTCCTCACTTGGTGTGCGTGATGCCTCAAGTTCTGACAAGGGTCCAATGCAGTTGGAAGAGAAACATACAGTTTCTGATACTGGGGTAATGGATGATGTTGGTTCACAGCCTCGTTCAAGTGGGGTCAATTTATCAATTGGGAAAAGTGCAAAGGAAGGATTTCCTGGGGCTATGACTTCAACCAAAGCTACAATTGATATTAATGTCAGTCATGATGGGAGGGGCACAGCaaagattaagaagaagaggaaaatcaCAGCCTCACGTTCAAGTCTGTCCAGTTCACAGGCATCTGAAATCCACAAAGAACCAATAAATGCTAATCAATCCACCAGTGGTGGAGATGCTTCCTTGAGTCCTGACAAGGATAGAATGTGTCTTCAAGAGAAATTGAGCATTTCTACTGTTCAGGAAATTGAGAATGTTAATTTGCAGCCTTGTCCAAATGCAGCCACTGTATTGCTTGAAAAGGATGCAGTTCAAGGATCTGTTGTTGCTGTGGTTTCAGAAAAGGAGGACATTAAGGTTGTTTTTGATGTTGAAGTTGCACCTAATCTTGAGAAGATTATGAAAGACATGGGCCCTTTCCCAGGTTTGTCAAGTTCACAGGTATCTGAAATCCATGAGGGACCAGTAGACACAAATAGCTCTCTGCGTGATGCGGATTTTAACTTAGATGCTTCTAAGAATCTAAGTCATTTGGATGGTAGAGGTACAGTTTCCGATGCTATGCCTGCAAATGATGTTGATTCGCATGGTTATACTGATGGTTGCACTGCATTGCTCGAGGGTAGTGTGGTGGAAGTATCTCCCGAGGTAAGGATTGAAATGACAGGTGATGCCAATGTTGTTTCAGATGGGGCATGTACACATAAGAGCAGTGAGAAGACAAAAGTCAAGTCACCACCTCCAGCATGTTTAAGGTCACGATCATCTGAAAGTCATGAAAAACCTGTTAATGGAGATAGCTCCATGGATTGTGTGGATGCTGTCTCAAGTTCTGACAAGGTACCTGTTGATTCAGCAGAGAAAGTTCCAGTTTCAGGGACTGGGACTGTGGGTGATATTGGCAAGCAGCTTTGCCCAAATGTAGTAGGTGTATCACTTGGAAACAGTCCTGTGAAAGGATCTCCAGAGGCTACAAATTCGGTTATAGGTGTTCAGAATGTTGAATCTAATGCGGCATCTACTCATAAAattaaaaggaagagaaaagttCAGGTATTGAAAATTCATGGAGGTCTTGCTAGAAGAAAGAGTTCCAACAATAGTGAAGATCCTACTTCTAGTTTGGACAATGTTCGAtcacaatcaaaagaaaaatgtacaGTTTCTGATATTGGGAGTGTGGGTAATGCCACTTCGCTGCCTTGTTCAAATGGCATTGCTGTTACAGATGAGATCATCACAGTGAAACGATCTCCAAAAGCTGTGAACTCAGCAAAACGTGTTTTAAATGTTAATTCTGATGGAATGTGTGTTCCTAATATTAAGAGACAGAGGAAAGGCCTAGATTCACTTCTGGATTTGTCGAGTTCACAGGCACCTGATACTCCTGGGGGCCCCATAAATACTGGTAGCTCCATCCATGATTCAAATGCCACCACCGGTTCTGAAAATGTTCCTGTTTGCTCAGAGCAGAAAGTTGCAGTTTCTTATATTGGATATGTGGATGGTGTTGCCTTGAAGCCTTGTCCAAATGAGGTTTCAGTTTTGCTTGAGCACAGTTTAGTTAAGGAATCTCCTATGGATATAGACTCTGTTAAAGAAAGTACTAGTGAGAGCATTACAAAACTTGAGCATCCTAGTGCTGATTCTAGTTCTTTTGTTGAGGAGTCAGCTGTTCTGGATCTGCAATTCCAGTGTCTGTCAGGTTCCAGAGGTGAGCATCCAGATAACGCTATTCCTTCTGTGTCCATGTCCAGTTGTCAGGAATGTCCTCATCAAGATAATATTTTAggcaaggaaagtggaagaggaagagaactACAAACAGAAAAAGATGCATCACAGGTAGATTGTATGCTTGGCAGAGAGAACTCCAAAGATACTTCTGTCTTGCATCCACAGGTACAGGGGCAACTGGGTGGAGTGTCTTTGGATATCCGGACTTCTTGCTTAGATGACAGTCCATCCAGTACGGCCATGGAAGGCAATGCTTCTAACAATATTATGAAGGATGAGTGTCTGTCTACATCTGATTATTTGtctttaaatattatttctgaCCCCAATGGGGAGCGGATGGAGTCTGTGCCTGATAGAAGTTCCAAGATAGAGTCTCCAGGATTTTTGTCTACGTTTCCAGAGATATGCATTCTGAATGCTGAACAGTCACTGACCAACATatccaatgaaaatattcaCTGGGATAACAATAAGCCAGATGAGAAGATCATTGTGAAAGATGCATCTACCTTAAATACCCACAAAATATGTGTATTCACACCTGATGTCAATATGAGATCacataaaaaaattcatacTGATGGATCCATTACAGAGAAAAGAGCACCGTTTACATCACAGGGAACCAGACAATCACCTAACCCAAAACTGACAGTTGGAGAAttgaatggaaagaagattTCCGGAACTGCTGGAGTTCCTAGGGCTTTTCAAAGTCGATCAtctttggttgcaggttcaTTTAATGATAAAGCTCCTTCAACTTGCACTGCAAATTCGCGTACGTGGCAGCGAACTGATAATCCTTTTGCTTCCTTGACTGGAAAAAAGTCAATTTCAAGTGCCAGCCCTTCACAAAGGCAGTCTCCAAAAAAGTTTGGAAAGGTCCAGAGCACTTCTTACATCCGTAAAGGTAACAGCCTTGTAAGGAAAGGTGCTCCAAATGCAGCTTTTCCCCAAGGCTCTCATAATTTGAGTACAGCTGTTAATCAGTTGAGTGCTGTGGATAGAGATAAAACCAAGAAAGTTACTGCATCTGAGTGCAAGGGTAACAGTTTTGATCCTCTGAGTTGTCCAAGAAAGGGAGGAGCAAATCCTTCTTTTGAGAGTCCAAAAACACCACCATTACCACATTCCAGCAAGTCACaaaactccacaacaaaatcatCACAGGATTGTGTGTATCACTCATTGAACAATCCTCTTTCAGAAGGTGGTTCAGAAGCTACTTCAGTTTCTACCAAAGTTACTGAAAATGAGGACGTGTTCAAGCATGCAAAAACTTCTGAAAATCAAGCTAGTCTGAGCAACAACTTGGGGATTCAAAGTACCTTAAAAGATGGTAATTCACAGTCCTCCAAGATGAACATAGTGTATGTGAAGCATAAATCAAATCAATTGGTTGCTGCTTCTAGTCCTGGAATTCGGGATCCATCCTTCAATGTTCCTGAGAAGACCCAggcattatcttcttccatatCTTCTGATTGCTACTATAAAAGGAGCAAGAATCAACTTGTTCGAAATGTTCAAATTCCTGGAAGTCAGGTCAAGCAATCCGTTGCCGTCAATGATGATAGTTCAAATTCAGAGGGGCAAAGGGTTTCTACAGTTCCATCTCTAAAATGCAGTAGAAGTCTAAGTAAGAGAAGGCCTCATAAAG GCTTGGGAAAGGCATGTAAATCTTCAAAGTTCTCTTGGGTATGGACATTACATGGAACAAATTCAGAAAATGATGACAAGAAAGCGTTGCAATGTCAAAAGGTATGGCCATACATTTTCCCATGGAAAAGAATGGCATACCGGAAGCATTGCAGATATGATTCTGTTTCAATGTCCAATAGGAGTTCTAGCTCATTCGTTAG TCGGAAACTGCTGCTTTCAAGGAAGCGGGATACAGTTTACACAAGATCAACTGGTGGCTTTTCTCTTCGGAAATCCAAGGTGCTAAGTATTGGTGGATCCAatctaaaatggtcaaaatcGATCGAAAAGCGTTCAAAGAAAGTTAATGAG GAGGCTACATTAGCTGTTGTTGCAGCAGAGAGGAAGAAACGAGAACAGAAGGGTGCCTCTGCTATTGCCAGTGCAAAGAACAGAAATCAATCTTCCCGTAAGTCAGGTCATAGTATAGAGCTGCGCCCAG GAGAGCGCGTCTTCCGTATCGGTTTTGTCCGATACAAGATGGATCCATCAAAACGAACACTTCAGAGGATTGCAG ATGAGAAATCAGGTGTTGATCCCCAGTCAGGAAAGGACACCAGGAAATCTGTTGTTCCAAGGAGGTTACTGATTGGCAATGATGA ATATGTCAGAATTGGAAATGGCAACCAGCTCATTAGAGATCCAAAGAAACTGATTCGCTTTTTGGCGAGTGAGAAAATACGATGGAGTTTGCACACTGCTAGATTGCGGTTGGCTAGAAAACAACAGTATTGCCAGTTCTTCACAAGATTTGGGAAATGCAACAAGGATGACGGAAAATGTCCATATATCCATGATCCTTCTAAAGTTGCAGTCTGCACCAAGTTTCTGAAGGGTTTATGTGACAATACAGATTGCAAGTTGACACATAAG GTTATTCCAGAAAGGATGCAGGACTGTTCTTATTTTTTGCAGG GATTGTGTACCAATGAGAATTGTCCATATAGGCATGTAAATGTGAACCCAAGCGCTCCAGTTTGTAAAGGATTCCTCAGGGGATATTGTGTTGACGGGGATGAG TGCCGGAAGAAGCATAGCTATGTATGTCCAGTATTTGAAGCAACAGGTATCTGTCCTCAAGGGTCCATGTGCAAGCTGCACCacccaaaaaatcaaaacaaggacaagaaaaggaaaaggtcAAAGGATCGGAAAAACAAGAGAGGGCGTTACTTTCGTTCTAGGCTTACTGATGCTACTAAGAACGGTAGAGTTGCTTCTGACAAGCCGGCTGTACAGAACACTGGAGACATTTTTTTTCTGGAAGAACGATTAGTTGATTATATAAGGCTTGATGTCAGTGATGAAGAAGCAGGAGAAACTACCAATGTGTCTGATATGCACACAACCTTGTGTGACAGTGAACCCTCCGAGTTAACATCGGATGATCTGGGTGATCTCATTAAACCAGTTCGTATCTTGAATAGAAACCTGAAATAA